A genomic segment from Streptomyces sp. NBC_01233 encodes:
- a CDS encoding acetoacetate decarboxylase family protein — protein sequence MARVRYGARTEAEIAASREKSSKLPDIWSTGVVAVWESDPDVVAAVLPPPLKPADRPLVRANISKVDLPGYPLGAGSVAVAAQHGGVEGWYPLVMPMTHERALTGGREVFGEPKKLGEVTVERDGLVVRAALARHGIAFVEVRGAVDRALPLPEPTRKTDFYFKFLPAVDGSGFDADPVLVHCTRNEKVRKLEHVTGDIVLRESMFDPVADLPVRRIVEITIGEKTTDQKGRVVERVSAQALLPYIHQRYDDPMQILDGPPEGSV from the coding sequence ATGGCACGCGTACGGTACGGAGCGCGGACCGAGGCCGAGATCGCGGCGTCGCGCGAGAAGAGTTCCAAGCTCCCCGACATCTGGTCCACCGGTGTGGTGGCCGTCTGGGAGAGCGACCCCGACGTCGTGGCGGCGGTCCTGCCGCCACCCCTCAAGCCTGCCGACCGGCCCCTCGTACGGGCCAACATCAGCAAGGTCGACCTGCCCGGCTACCCGCTCGGCGCCGGCTCGGTGGCCGTCGCCGCCCAGCACGGCGGGGTCGAGGGCTGGTACCCGCTGGTCATGCCGATGACCCACGAGCGCGCCCTGACCGGCGGCCGCGAGGTCTTCGGCGAGCCGAAGAAGCTCGGCGAGGTCACCGTCGAGCGCGACGGCCTCGTCGTCCGGGCCGCCCTCGCCCGGCACGGCATCGCCTTCGTCGAGGTGCGGGGGGCGGTGGACCGCGCACTGCCGCTGCCCGAGCCCACCCGGAAGACCGACTTCTACTTCAAGTTCCTGCCCGCCGTCGACGGTTCGGGCTTCGACGCCGACCCGGTCCTCGTGCACTGCACGCGCAACGAGAAGGTCCGCAAGCTGGAGCACGTCACCGGGGACATCGTCCTGCGCGAGTCGATGTTCGACCCCGTCGCCGACCTCCCGGTCCGCCGGATCGTGGAGATCACCATCGGCGAGAAGACCACCGACCAGAAGGGCCGGGTCGTCGAGCGGGTCAGCGCCCAGGCCCTGCTCCCGTACATCCACCAGCGCTACGACGACCCGATGCAGATCCTCGACGGCCCTCCGGAAGGCAGTGTCTGA
- a CDS encoding amidohydrolase family protein gives MSDTPYEDPYLIISSDCHAGLPTEQYRPYLDSRFHPQFDEFLGERDARRAEATRLGVRNEAFAEKWFHDHEEGLRGGWDTGQRLKELDGDGVAAEVVFPDADAVDSQTAAPFGVGLGLSGDQDPELGMAGAQAHNRWLAEFVSEHPERHCGVALLPITGEPSKVVAEIHRAKESGLGALMIPAMWVDKAPYHDRRYDPVWAAAAETRMPIVTHSGSSPRHEYGDHLGIFVSEVTWWPARPLWFLLWSGVFERHPGLKFGVAESGCWWLPNQLWFMDRLYLGAHGGKKLSPLEELKRPPSEYLDRQVFVCATNTKRRELAQRYEIGVDNILWGSDFPHPEGTWPDTRNWLRRTFHDIPVDETRRMLGLAAAEAFGFDTEKLAPVARRIGPTPAELGQSPDQAAVAASWARSRESGRHWLTGGDFPVLGVS, from the coding sequence GTGAGCGACACACCGTACGAAGACCCGTACCTGATCATCTCCTCCGACTGCCACGCGGGCCTGCCCACGGAGCAGTACCGCCCCTACCTCGATTCCCGCTTCCACCCCCAGTTCGACGAGTTCCTCGGCGAGCGCGACGCCCGCCGCGCGGAGGCCACCCGGCTCGGCGTCCGCAACGAGGCCTTCGCCGAGAAGTGGTTCCACGACCACGAGGAAGGCCTGAGGGGCGGCTGGGACACCGGGCAGCGGCTGAAGGAACTCGACGGCGACGGCGTGGCCGCCGAGGTCGTCTTCCCCGACGCGGACGCCGTCGACAGCCAGACCGCGGCCCCCTTCGGAGTGGGCCTCGGCCTCTCCGGCGACCAGGACCCCGAGCTCGGCATGGCGGGCGCGCAGGCGCACAACCGCTGGCTGGCGGAGTTCGTCTCCGAGCATCCCGAGCGCCACTGCGGGGTCGCCCTGCTCCCCATCACGGGCGAACCTTCGAAGGTCGTCGCCGAGATCCACCGGGCCAAGGAGTCCGGGCTGGGCGCGCTGATGATCCCCGCCATGTGGGTGGACAAGGCGCCCTACCACGACCGCCGCTACGACCCCGTGTGGGCGGCGGCGGCCGAGACGCGGATGCCGATCGTCACCCACTCCGGGTCCTCGCCGCGCCACGAGTACGGCGACCACCTGGGCATCTTCGTCTCCGAGGTCACCTGGTGGCCGGCCCGCCCGCTGTGGTTCCTGCTCTGGTCGGGGGTCTTCGAGCGCCACCCCGGCCTCAAGTTCGGCGTGGCGGAATCGGGCTGCTGGTGGCTGCCGAACCAGCTGTGGTTCATGGACCGCCTCTACCTCGGCGCGCACGGCGGCAAGAAGCTCTCCCCGTTAGAGGAGCTGAAACGGCCGCCGAGCGAGTACCTGGACCGCCAGGTCTTCGTCTGCGCGACGAACACCAAGCGGCGCGAACTGGCCCAGCGCTACGAGATCGGCGTGGACAACATCCTGTGGGGCTCGGACTTCCCGCACCCGGAAGGCACCTGGCCCGACACCCGCAACTGGCTGCGCAGGACCTTCCACGACATCCCGGTCGACGAGACCCGCCGGATGCTCGGCCTCGCGGCGGCCGAGGCCTTCGGCTTCGACACGGAGAAACTCGCTCCCGTCGCCCGCCGGATCGGCCCCACCCCGGCCGAGCTGGGCCAGTCGCCCGACCAGGCGGCGGTGGCGGCCTCCTGGGCCCGCTCCCGCGAGAGCGGCCGCCACTGGCTCACGGGCGGCGACTTCCCGGTACTGGGGGTCTCGTGA
- a CDS encoding amidohydrolase family protein, giving the protein MTQDQDRYTVISADCHAGADLLDYKPYLEKRYQDDFDAWAATYVNPYEDLLADTADRNWNSRRRLSELEADGIVAEVVFPNTIPPFFPKASLMAQPPTAAEYEMRWAGLQAHNRWLADFCADAPGRRAGVVQILLNDVDAAVKEIRRTKEAGLTGGILLPGVPPGSTVPELYSAAYDPIWAVCDELDVPVNHHGGSASPPLGDEPAARAVFMVETTWFSHRALWHLVFGGAFRRHPGLKLVLTEQGSGWIPGVLEMLDYYHGRLVAASATAEAKFGAGLAESMGSGPSEVWRENCFVGASFMRPHEVPLRDRIGLDKIMWGSDYPHDEGTTPFSREGLRIAYAGLPRAEVAAMAGGNAARVYGFDLALLDPLAAQHGPLVSEIAEPLTRVPPEATSPAFAKGGSVRVW; this is encoded by the coding sequence ATGACGCAGGACCAGGACCGCTACACGGTCATCTCGGCGGACTGCCACGCGGGCGCCGACCTGCTGGACTACAAGCCGTACCTGGAGAAGCGGTACCAGGACGACTTCGACGCCTGGGCCGCCACCTACGTGAACCCGTACGAGGACCTCCTCGCGGACACGGCCGACCGCAACTGGAACTCCCGGCGCCGGCTCTCGGAGCTGGAGGCGGACGGCATCGTCGCCGAGGTCGTCTTCCCGAACACCATCCCGCCGTTCTTCCCCAAGGCCTCCCTGATGGCGCAGCCGCCCACGGCCGCCGAGTACGAGATGCGCTGGGCCGGGCTCCAGGCCCACAACCGCTGGCTGGCGGACTTCTGCGCGGACGCGCCGGGCCGGCGTGCGGGCGTGGTGCAGATCCTCCTCAACGACGTGGACGCGGCGGTGAAGGAGATCCGCCGCACGAAGGAGGCGGGGCTCACGGGCGGCATCCTGCTGCCGGGCGTCCCGCCCGGCTCCACGGTCCCGGAGCTCTACTCGGCCGCGTACGACCCGATCTGGGCGGTGTGCGACGAGCTGGACGTCCCGGTCAACCACCACGGCGGCTCGGCCTCCCCGCCGCTGGGCGACGAACCGGCCGCCCGCGCGGTCTTCATGGTGGAGACCACCTGGTTCTCGCACCGCGCCCTCTGGCACCTCGTCTTCGGCGGCGCCTTCCGCCGGCATCCGGGCCTCAAACTGGTCCTGACGGAACAGGGATCCGGCTGGATCCCCGGCGTGCTGGAGATGCTGGACTACTACCACGGCCGCCTGGTCGCGGCCTCGGCCACGGCCGAGGCCAAGTTCGGGGCGGGCCTCGCGGAGTCGATGGGCAGCGGCCCGAGCGAGGTCTGGCGGGAGAACTGCTTCGTGGGGGCCAGCTTCATGCGCCCCCACGAGGTCCCGCTCCGGGACCGGATCGGCCTCGACAAGATCATGTGGGGCAGCGACTACCCGCACGACGAGGGCACCACCCCCTTCTCCCGCGAAGGCCTCCGCATCGCCTACGCGGGCCTCCCGCGCGCGGAGGTGGCGGCGATGGCCGGCGGCAACGCGGCCCGCGTCTACGGTTTCGACCTGGCCCTCCTGGACCCGCTCGCCGCCCAACACGGCCCGCTGGTCTCGGAGATCGCCGAACCCCTGACACGGGTCCCGCCCGAGGCCACCAGCCCGGCCTTCGCCAAGGGGGGCTCGGTCCGGGTCTGGTAG
- a CDS encoding TetR/AcrR family transcriptional regulator, with translation MARSALTRDEVLDAAASLVKQHGPAALTMRKLAAELGTAVTSIYWHVGNRESLLDALVRRTVEDMGAIRPVGRTPADRILSVARTLRRELRERPHLIAMVHERGLTERMFLPAQQALVHEVHAAGLRGARAADAVRAIQFQIVGFLLVERNRERSPAQSPAESELWDPAAAPHDPALARALARPADPERLFLLSVRALVHALLAPGG, from the coding sequence ATGGCCAGATCAGCGCTGACCCGCGACGAGGTGCTGGACGCCGCCGCGTCCCTGGTCAAGCAGCACGGTCCGGCCGCCCTCACCATGCGCAAGCTCGCCGCCGAGCTGGGCACCGCGGTGACGTCCATCTACTGGCACGTCGGCAACCGCGAATCGCTGCTCGACGCCCTCGTGCGGCGGACCGTGGAGGACATGGGCGCGATCAGGCCCGTGGGCCGCACCCCCGCCGACCGCATCCTGTCGGTGGCCCGGACCCTGCGCCGCGAACTGCGCGAGCGCCCGCACCTGATCGCGATGGTCCACGAGCGCGGACTCACCGAGCGGATGTTCCTGCCCGCCCAGCAGGCGCTCGTCCACGAGGTGCACGCCGCGGGACTGCGCGGCGCCCGGGCGGCCGACGCGGTGCGCGCGATCCAGTTCCAGATCGTCGGCTTCCTGCTCGTCGAGCGCAACCGCGAGCGCTCCCCCGCGCAGTCCCCGGCCGAGAGCGAGCTCTGGGACCCGGCCGCGGCCCCCCACGACCCGGCCCTCGCCCGCGCCCTGGCCCGCCCGGCGGACCCGGAGCGGCTGTTCCTGCTGTCCGTACGGGCCCTCGTGCACGCCCTGCTCGCGCCGGGCGGATAA
- a CDS encoding SDR family NAD(P)-dependent oxidoreductase, with the protein MRIEPGQVAVVTGAAGGIGLAMARRFAAEGLKVVLADVEEGALRKAADELTADGAQVLAGTVDVSDRDSVTALADAAYEAFGAVHVLCNNAGVGSGAEGRMWEHEPNDWKWAFSVNVWGVFHGIQAFVPRMIAGGEPGHVVNTSSGDGGIAPLPTASVYAVTKAAVVTMTESLYAHLKAEGAAVGASVLFPGPHMLRTGLWESHRNRPERYAKERPRKSPYRSLDQYEAAMKQAGHEVNFTPVEEVAEHVLDGIRADRFWMLPASEHSDRQIRARSQSMLDRANPAYLESFILD; encoded by the coding sequence ATGCGCATCGAGCCGGGACAGGTGGCCGTCGTCACCGGAGCCGCCGGCGGCATCGGCCTCGCGATGGCCCGCCGCTTCGCCGCCGAGGGGCTGAAGGTGGTCCTCGCCGACGTGGAGGAGGGCGCCCTGCGCAAGGCCGCCGACGAACTCACCGCGGACGGCGCCCAGGTGCTGGCCGGCACCGTCGACGTCAGCGACCGCGACTCCGTGACCGCACTGGCCGACGCGGCGTACGAGGCCTTCGGCGCCGTGCACGTGCTGTGCAACAACGCGGGCGTCGGCTCCGGCGCCGAGGGCCGGATGTGGGAACACGAGCCCAACGACTGGAAATGGGCCTTCTCCGTCAACGTGTGGGGCGTCTTCCACGGCATCCAGGCCTTCGTCCCCCGCATGATCGCGGGCGGTGAGCCCGGCCACGTCGTCAACACCTCCTCCGGCGACGGCGGCATCGCCCCCCTGCCCACCGCCTCGGTCTACGCCGTCACCAAGGCGGCCGTGGTCACCATGACCGAGTCGCTCTACGCCCACCTCAAGGCGGAGGGCGCCGCCGTCGGGGCCTCCGTCCTCTTCCCCGGACCGCACATGCTGCGCACCGGGCTGTGGGAGTCGCACCGCAACCGGCCCGAGCGGTACGCGAAGGAGCGGCCGCGCAAGTCCCCGTACCGCAGCCTCGACCAGTACGAGGCGGCGATGAAGCAGGCCGGCCACGAGGTGAACTTCACCCCCGTCGAGGAGGTCGCCGAGCACGTCCTCGACGGCATCCGCGCCGACCGCTTCTGGATGCTCCCGGCCAGCGAGCACAGCGACCGGCAGATCCGCGCCCGCTCGCAGTCGATGCTCGACCGGGCCAACCCCGCCTACCTGGAAAGCTTCATCCTCGACTGA